A region from the Nostoc sp. HK-01 genome encodes:
- a CDS encoding multi-sensor signal transduction histidine kinase gives MPGQEPQKFTLKDVLITEELFKRAPRNPDWPSLNKAVESVARQMAANSPTLLQSIVDMALDLCSAGSAGINLLETTANGEEVFHTHLLAGALAQYENGTTKRSLSFCGVCVDCGSPQLLSHPERYVTSLQAGNTPIVEALVLPLIADNHTIGTIWVMSHDISRHFDSQDVRVMTLLADFTTAALLKERQTQELQAANAAKTAQIVECKLTEESLRALISNLPGGAVFVVDQNLRYLVAEGEALAIAGFQREDFVGRTIFEVLPSELATYYEPRYRQALAGEGFEHEHNAHDRSYISRLTPLRAENGEIYAVLAISYDITERKRAEVALRESEARFRAFVTASSNMVYRMSADWHQMRNLEGKKILVNTETPSQNWIETYIPLAEQSRVWAAIEAAIQRKSKFELEHQVIQQDGTIGWVFSRAIPMLDDRGDIIEWFGAGSDITARKQTEAALRESEAKYRSLFESINDAFALLKVLYDDDNQPIDCRFLEVSPSFEIQTGLPQAQGKTLRELIPSVESGWFEYYHQALVTNALVHFEMYQSYLNIWFEVDVLPYGNPQDRQVVIVFQNINDRKQAEAERLQLIQEQSAREQERQRAESLAELDRTKTTFFSNVSHEFRTPLTLILAPVQDALSDWVNPLPEVQRARLKLVHRNTLRLLKLVNTLLDFSRIEAGRMEAVYEPTELAMYTTELASVFRSAIEQAGLRLVVDCPPLAESVYVDRQMWEKIVLNLLSNAFKFTFEGEIAVRLHLADDHHVTLQVQDTGVGIEPEQLPYIMKRFYQVCAAKARTHEGSGIGLALVHELIKLHGGTLDVTSTPEVGSCFTVTIPLGTAHLPNVSVAGGDRIQATRTLASTALGAIQEAERWIPKESVGRREAGKIGKTDSKTNLGNSETNLGNSETNLRNSEINLENSETNLENSEINLRNSETNLGNSETNLRNSEINLENSETNLENSEINLRNSEINLGNSEINLGNSETKTSLPFLSRVLIVDDNADMRDYLTRILSKYVEVEAVADGVAALAAVNKRVPDLVLSDVMMPELDGFGLLKALRANARTKEIPVILLSARAGEESIVEGLLAGADDYLIKPFSANELVTRVNAYLQMANRRSQALHQERTINRRKDEVLSTVSHELNTPLVAILGWTRLLQSNPPNPAMLAKALETIERNATLQAKLVEDLLDISRITVGKIHLNLEPVQLQGIIDNAIASLRQALETKEIRWECTLERLPVTVSGDPQRLQQVILNLLSNAVKFTPNGGRIELSLARDENFAQLRISDTGCGIDAEFIPYIFDTFRQATSTKKGLGLGLAIARSFVELHGGTIAAHSLGIGQGTTFIVKLPLI, from the coding sequence ATGCCAGGACAAGAGCCACAAAAGTTTACACTCAAGGACGTTTTGATTACCGAGGAGTTATTCAAACGCGCTCCCCGTAACCCTGACTGGCCCTCACTGAACAAGGCAGTGGAATCGGTAGCAAGGCAGATGGCAGCTAACTCACCTACTCTGCTCCAAAGCATAGTTGATATGGCACTCGATTTATGCAGTGCTGGAAGCGCAGGCATTAATTTACTAGAGACAACTGCCAATGGGGAAGAAGTTTTTCACACTCATTTGTTAGCAGGAGCATTAGCACAGTACGAAAATGGCACTACAAAGCGTAGCTTGAGCTTCTGTGGTGTCTGTGTTGATTGCGGTAGTCCTCAACTTTTGTCCCATCCTGAACGGTATGTTACTTCTTTACAGGCAGGCAACACGCCCATTGTAGAAGCGTTAGTGTTACCTCTAATTGCCGATAATCATACCATTGGCACAATCTGGGTAATGTCGCACGATATTTCTCGGCATTTTGATTCCCAAGATGTACGGGTAATGACTCTTTTGGCAGACTTTACTACTGCTGCCCTCTTGAAGGAGCGCCAAACGCAAGAATTACAGGCGGCGAATGCGGCTAAGACAGCCCAAATTGTGGAATGCAAACTAACAGAAGAAAGTTTGCGCGCTTTGATCTCGAATCTGCCTGGTGGAGCGGTGTTTGTCGTTGACCAAAATTTGCGCTATCTAGTTGCCGAAGGCGAAGCATTAGCGATCGCCGGATTCCAAAGAGAAGATTTCGTTGGACGCACAATTTTCGAGGTACTACCCTCTGAATTAGCCACGTATTACGAGCCGAGGTACCGTCAAGCTCTGGCAGGTGAGGGGTTTGAACACGAACACAATGCCCACGATCGCAGTTATATTTCACGCTTAACGCCACTTCGGGCTGAAAATGGGGAAATTTATGCTGTGCTTGCAATTTCTTATGATATTACGGAACGCAAACGCGCTGAAGTGGCGTTGCGTGAGAGTGAAGCACGATTTCGCGCCTTTGTGACGGCAAGCTCAAACATGGTGTATCGCATGAGTGCCGATTGGCACCAGATGCGGAACCTCGAAGGGAAGAAGATCCTCGTCAACACCGAGACACCAAGCCAGAACTGGATTGAAACCTATATTCCTCTAGCAGAGCAGTCGCGCGTGTGGGCGGCAATTGAAGCAGCCATCCAAAGGAAGAGTAAGTTTGAGTTAGAACATCAAGTGATTCAACAAGACGGAACGATCGGCTGGGTCTTCTCGCGTGCCATTCCAATGCTCGATGATCGGGGAGACATCATCGAATGGTTTGGCGCTGGCAGTGATATCACCGCTCGTAAGCAGACCGAAGCAGCCTTACGCGAGTCGGAAGCCAAATATCGATCGCTGTTTGAGTCGATCAACGATGCCTTCGCACTGCTCAAAGTGCTGTATGACGATGACAATCAACCCATCGATTGTCGCTTCTTAGAAGTCAGCCCCTCATTTGAGATTCAAACCGGATTGCCCCAGGCTCAAGGCAAAACCCTGAGAGAACTCATCCCGTCTGTGGAGTCAGGTTGGTTTGAGTACTACCACCAGGCGCTGGTCACGAACGCCCTGGTTCACTTTGAGATGTACCAGAGCTATCTCAATATCTGGTTTGAAGTCGATGTGTTGCCTTACGGCAATCCCCAAGATCGGCAAGTGGTGATCGTTTTTCAGAACATCAACGATCGCAAACAGGCTGAAGCCGAACGACTGCAACTGATTCAAGAACAATCTGCCCGTGAACAAGAACGCCAACGCGCCGAATCGCTGGCAGAACTCGATCGCACTAAAACCACGTTTTTTAGCAATGTTTCTCACGAATTTCGCACACCGCTAACGTTGATACTGGCTCCGGTGCAAGATGCCTTGAGCGATTGGGTTAATCCCTTGCCTGAAGTACAACGCGCACGATTGAAACTTGTACATCGCAACACGCTGAGACTGCTGAAGCTAGTTAATACCCTACTTGACTTCTCCCGTATTGAAGCCGGACGGATGGAAGCAGTTTATGAACCAACCGAGTTGGCAATGTACACAACCGAGTTAGCCAGTGTATTTCGTTCCGCCATTGAACAAGCTGGGCTGCGGCTAGTAGTCGATTGTCCACCTTTAGCTGAGTCTGTATATGTAGACCGCCAAATGTGGGAGAAAATTGTTCTCAACTTGCTTTCCAATGCCTTTAAGTTTACCTTTGAGGGTGAAATTGCCGTTAGGCTGCATTTAGCTGATGATCATCATGTAACGCTACAGGTACAAGATACAGGTGTAGGGATTGAGCCAGAACAACTGCCCTATATTATGAAACGGTTTTATCAAGTGTGCGCGGCAAAAGCCAGAACACATGAAGGTTCGGGAATTGGTCTAGCTTTAGTACATGAATTAATTAAACTGCATGGTGGAACTTTAGATGTAACCAGCACTCCAGAAGTGGGTAGCTGTTTCACCGTCACCATTCCACTAGGCACAGCACACCTGCCAAATGTTAGCGTAGCAGGGGGCGATCGCATCCAAGCCACACGCACCCTAGCATCAACAGCACTCGGTGCAATTCAAGAAGCAGAACGGTGGATACCCAAAGAGAGCGTAGGGAGAAGAGAAGCGGGAAAAATTGGGAAGACAGACTCCAAAACCAATTTGGGGAACTCCGAAACCAATTTGGGGAACTCCGAAACTAATTTGAGGAACTCCGAAATCAATTTGGAGAACTCCGAAACCAATTTGGAGAACTCCGAAATCAATTTGAGGAACTCCGAAACCAATTTGGGGAACTCCGAAACTAATTTGAGGAACTCCGAAATCAATTTGGAGAACTCCGAAACCAATTTGGAGAACTCCGAAATCAATTTGAGGAACTCCGAAATCAATTTGGGGAACTCCGAAATCAATTTGGGGAACTCCGAAACTAAAACTTCTCTCCCTTTTCTATCCCGTGTTCTTATCGTTGATGACAACGCTGATATGCGCGATTACCTCACAAGGATATTAAGCAAATATGTTGAGGTGGAAGCGGTGGCTGATGGGGTGGCTGCACTAGCGGCGGTGAATAAGCGAGTGCCGGATCTGGTTCTTTCTGATGTGATGATGCCAGAATTAGACGGCTTCGGGTTATTGAAAGCATTGCGGGCTAATGCGCGAACAAAAGAAATACCCGTAATTCTACTTTCTGCCCGTGCTGGCGAAGAATCTATAGTTGAAGGACTCCTGGCTGGGGCTGACGATTACCTAATTAAACCCTTTTCTGCCAATGAACTTGTGACTCGTGTCAATGCTTATTTGCAAATGGCAAATAGGCGATCGCAAGCACTCCACCAAGAAAGAACAATTAACCGCCGCAAAGATGAAGTACTATCAACAGTTTCTCACGAACTGAATACCCCCTTAGTTGCTATCCTTGGTTGGACGCGATTACTGCAAAGCAACCCGCCCAACCCAGCTATGCTTGCCAAAGCTTTAGAGACAATTGAGCGCAATGCCACTTTGCAAGCGAAACTCGTTGAAGATTTACTCGACATCTCGCGCATCACAGTGGGGAAAATCCACCTCAATTTAGAGCCAGTCCAACTACAAGGAATCATTGACAATGCGATCGCTTCATTACGGCAAGCGTTAGAAACCAAAGAAATTCGCTGGGAATGTACACTTGAGCGTTTACCAGTGACAGTCTCTGGCGACCCACAGCGTTTACAACAAGTTATCTTAAATTTACTGAGCAATGCTGTCAAATTTACTCCCAATGGTGGCAGGATTGAACTTTCTCTAGCAAGGGATGAAAACTTTGCCCAGCTTAGAATCAGTGACACTGGCTGCGGTATAGATGCGGAGTTTATTCCATACATTTTTGACACATTTCGTCAAGCCACCAGCACAAAAAAAGGACTAGGATTAGGACTAGCGATCGCTCGTAGCTTTGTCGAACTCCACGGTGGTACAATTGCGGCTCACAGCCTTGGTATTGGGCAGGGTACGACTTTTATTGTGAAGTTACCGTTGATATAG
- a CDS encoding CheB methylesterase: protein MSSDQHHRKSNIGIVAIAASAGGVIAIRKVLSGLPSNFPVPILCLQHLNPFDSNVLAQVLQLQTNLKVRWAYGGEQLTAGVVYVCPPRHYFVVHANGTITLAQQASKHGWHHGVNNFFESVAKSYAERAVVVVLTGTGKGGADGVQEVSNMGGIVLAQDQASCVADGMPQAAIATSCVDRVLPCEEIAPLLVRLVCEGCSLSQILSNYTLPLGTKPPISPMLKDALSSLLDRAIAMYRTDMGQIHLFKQQSCTLELAVQRGFAASSFSELRTVNISDNSPCMSAVRAGESIIVEDIDIHPMFSSHRAIAKAMGYRAVQSTPLTSNSGDLLGVLSTYFRQPRRFLPWEMKLLDMHARHTGNLIEIFQTQNV from the coding sequence ATGTCTAGCGACCAACACCATAGGAAATCAAACATTGGGATTGTGGCGATCGCGGCTTCTGCTGGAGGAGTGATCGCAATTCGCAAGGTTCTTTCAGGGTTGCCTAGCAACTTTCCAGTTCCTATTTTGTGCCTACAGCATTTGAATCCCTTTGATAGTAACGTTTTAGCACAAGTATTACAGTTACAAACCAATCTCAAGGTACGCTGGGCCTATGGTGGAGAACAACTAACGGCAGGTGTGGTTTATGTTTGTCCACCGAGACATTACTTTGTCGTTCATGCCAACGGTACAATCACTCTGGCACAGCAAGCAAGCAAACATGGTTGGCATCACGGTGTAAATAATTTTTTTGAGTCGGTAGCTAAAAGTTATGCAGAACGTGCCGTAGTAGTTGTGCTGACTGGCACAGGCAAAGGTGGTGCAGATGGAGTGCAGGAAGTATCTAATATGGGTGGTATTGTTCTGGCTCAAGATCAAGCCAGTTGTGTCGCTGATGGAATGCCTCAAGCGGCGATCGCCACTAGTTGCGTAGACCGAGTTTTACCTTGTGAAGAAATCGCCCCTTTATTGGTGCGTTTGGTATGTGAGGGCTGTTCTTTATCCCAAATACTGAGCAATTATACCTTACCATTAGGCACAAAGCCGCCAATATCACCCATGCTCAAAGATGCGTTGTCCAGTCTACTTGATAGAGCAATAGCGATGTATCGCACCGATATGGGACAAATTCATCTGTTCAAGCAACAATCATGCACACTTGAACTAGCAGTTCAACGCGGCTTTGCAGCAAGCTCATTTTCTGAGTTGAGAACAGTTAATATTAGTGATAATTCACCCTGTATGAGTGCTGTGCGTGCCGGAGAGTCGATAATTGTTGAAGATATCGATATCCATCCTATGTTCAGTTCTCACCGCGCGATCGCCAAGGCTATGGGATATCGTGCTGTCCAATCTACTCCACTAACTAGTAATAGTGGCGATTTGCTTGGTGTTTTGTCTACTTATTTTCGTCAACCTCGCCGATTTTTGCCGTGGGAGATGAAGCTCCTTGATATGCACGCTCGTCATACTGGCAATCTGATCGAAATATTTCAAACTCAAAATGTTTGA